A section of the Alligator mississippiensis isolate rAllMis1 chromosome 8, rAllMis1, whole genome shotgun sequence genome encodes:
- the MON1B gene encoding vacuolar fusion protein MON1 homolog B isoform X1: protein MGMATGEEMAPTLGPEELSAGLEEAAPGSIPSPSPGASRGVEEAGGPGWRARRKHVFVLSEAGKPIYSRYGSEEALSATMGVMTALVSFVESGHDAIRSICSEDRKLVFEQQGPLVLVSVSRTRQSEGQLRRELLAVHGQILSVLTRGAIARLFQRRQGYDLRRLLAGSERLLDGLLGQLESDAGFLLGAVRCLPLAPGLRDALGALLQKATAPNLVLSLLLAGPGWGETGVVEGKGGQGVMERQAGQDKEGGIQQEGHREPVLQGGSRDGELREGVRQGSREESQQGIPREGKLKEEPQQGVAREGLQVGVLSEGVQEGGFSKWTQQGALGKRVQQGVLREEPQLVQREGGQQEVSRQGEVSEGSQLGVPREGFQLGLQRQDSQLGDPKEGSQPGLPRQDPQPGAPREGLQPGPLRLDSHLGRPREGPRSRGAPPGQLQLVAAAQERAVLEECRLHPSDLQLLLNLVGASAGGQAGEMWTPVCLPRFNPDGYFYAYVARLEAEGRVCLTLLSTDREAFYAAAACRRRIEEGLRAHGCLPGLVGALRTPAYGVGAVGLPELRHFIYKPLDIPDNYRQLPQFTSPELEEPYSSEEERYRLFDLYHYLHSRIHSSSRPLRLIYHVAERETLLAWVTSKFELYTCFSPLVTKAGAINILTKLLRWIKKEEDRLFIRYPPKYSTTPHSAKGTKAARPDGAENGFFSGL, encoded by the exons aTGGGGATGGCAACCGGGGAGGAGATGGCCCCAACCCTAG GTCCTGAGGAACTAAGTGCTGGCCTGGAGGAAGCAGCTCCTGGCtccattcccagccccagccctggagcctctcgtggggtggaggaggctgggggccCGGGCTGGCGGGCACGGCGCAAGCACGTGTTTGTGTTGAGTGAGGCAGGGAAGCCCATCTACTCACGCTATGGCAGCGAGGAGGCACTCTCGGCCACCATGGGTGTCATGACGGCCCTCGTCTCCTTCGTGGAGAGTGGCCATGATGCTATCCGTTCCATCTGCTCTG AGGACCGGAAACTGGTGTTTGAGCAGCAAGGCCCACTGGTGCTGGTGTCGGTGTCACGCACGCGACAGTCGGAGGGGCAGCTGCGCCGGGAGCTGCTGGCCGTGCATGGGCAGATCCTGAGTGTGCTGACACGTGGTGCTATCGCCCGCCTCTTCCAGCGCCGCCAGGGCTATGACTTGCGGCGCCTGTTGGCTGGCTCAGAGCGCCTGCTGGACGGGCTACTGGGTCAGTTAGAAAGCGATGCTGGCTTCCTGCTAGGTGCTGTgcgctgcctgcccctggcccccggcCTCCGTGATGCTCTTGGTGCCCTGCTCCAAAAGGCCACTGCCCCCAATCTCGTCCTCtcgctgctgctggctgggcctggctggggagagactggggtggtagagggcaagggggggcagggggtgatggagaggcaggcagggcaggacaaGGAGGGAGGGATTCAACAGGAGGGGCATAGAGAGCCAGTTCTACAGGGTGGGTCTAGGGATGGGGAGCTGAGAGAGGGGGTCCGACAGGGGTCTAGGGAGGAGTCTCAACAGGGGATACCTAGGGAGGGGAAGCTGAAGGAGGAGCCTCAACAGGGGGTAGCTAGGGAAGGGCTCCAAGTGGGAGTGCTGAGTGAGGGGGTTCAGGAGGGGGGGTTCAGCAAGTGGACTCAGCAGGGGGCCCTAGGGAAGAGggtccagcagggggtgctgaggGAGGAGCCTCAGCTTGTGCAAAGAGAGGGGGGTCAACAGGAGGTGTCCAGGCAGGGGGAAGTGAGTGAGGGCTCTCAGCTGGGGGTACCTAGAGAGGGCTTTCAGCTTGGGCTACAAAGGCAGGATTCTCAGCTGGGGGATCCTAAGGAGGGCTCTCAGCCAGGGCTCCCAAGGCAGGATCCTCAGCCAGGGGCTCCTAGGGAGGGCTTACAGCCAGGACCCCTGAGGCTAGATTCTCATCTGGGGCGGCCAAGGGAAGGTCCTCGTAGTCGGGGGGCGCcgccggggcagctgcagctggtggctgcagcacaggagcGAGCAGTGCTAGAGGAGTGTCGCCTGCACCCCAGTGACCTGCAGCTACTGCTGAACCTGGTGGGGGCGAGTgcgggtgggcaggcaggtgagatGTGGACGCCTGTGTGTCTGCCCCGCTTCAACCCTGATGGCTACTTCTACGCCTACGTGGCACGGCTGGAGGCTGAGGGCCGCGTCTGCCTGACTCTGCTGTCCACCGACCGTGAGGCCTTCTATGCGGCTGCTGCCTGCCGCCGCCGCATTGAGGAGGGGCTGCGGGCCCACGGCTGCCTGCCCGGCCTAGTGGGGGCACTGCGGACACCTGCCTATGGGGTGGGCGCCGTAGGGCTGCCTGAGTTGCGCCACTTCATCTACAAGCCCCTTGACATCCCTGACAACTACCGCCAGCTGCCCCAGTTCACCAG CCCAGAGCTAGAGGAGCCCTACTCCAGCGAGGAGGAGCGGTACCGCCTGTTTGACCTCTACCATTACCTACACAGCCGCATCCACAGCTCCTCACGGCCCCTGCGCCTCATCTACCATGTGGCTGAGAGGGAAACGCTGTTGGcctgg GTCACCAGCAAGTTCGAGCTCTACACCTGCTTCAGCCCACTGGTGACCAAGGCTGGTGCTATCAACATCCTCACCAAGCTGCTACGCTGGATCAAGAAGGAGGAAGACCGGCTCTTTATCCGCTACCCGCCCAAGTACTCTACCACACCTCACTCTGCCAAGGGCACTAAGGCAGCCCGGCCTGATGGGGCTGAAAACGGCTTCTTCTCTGGGCTCTAG
- the MON1B gene encoding vacuolar fusion protein MON1 homolog B isoform X2, with protein sequence MGMATGEEMAPTLGPEELSAGLEEAAPGSIPSPSPGASRGVEEAGGPGWRARRKHVFVLSEAGKPIYSRYGSEEALSATMGVMTALVSFVESGHDAIRSICSEDRKLVFEQQGPLVLVSVSRTRQSEGQLRRELLAVHGQILSVLTRGAIARLFQRRQGYDLRRLLAGSERLLDGLLGQLESDAGFLLGAVRCLPLAPGLRDALGALLQKATAPNLVLSLLLAGPGWGETGVVEGKGGQGVMERQAGQDKEGGIQQEGHREPVLQGGSRDGELREGVRQGSREESQQGIPREGKLKEEPQQGVAREGLQVGVLSEGVQEGGFSKWTQQGALGKRVQQGVLREEPQLVQREGGQQEVSRQGEVSEGSQLGVPREGFQLGLQRQDSQLGDPKEGSQPGLPRQDPQPGAPREGLQPGPLRLDSHLGRPREGPRSRGAPPGQLQLVAAAQERAVLEECRLHPSDLQLLLNLVGASAGGQAGEMWTPVCLPRFNPDGYFYAYVARLEAEGRVCLTLLSTDREAFYAAAACRRRIEEGLRAHGCLPGLVGALRTPAYGVGAVGLPELRHFIYKPLDIPDNYRQLPQFTSRIHSSSRPLRLIYHVAERETLLAWVTSKFELYTCFSPLVTKAGAINILTKLLRWIKKEEDRLFIRYPPKYSTTPHSAKGTKAARPDGAENGFFSGL encoded by the exons aTGGGGATGGCAACCGGGGAGGAGATGGCCCCAACCCTAG GTCCTGAGGAACTAAGTGCTGGCCTGGAGGAAGCAGCTCCTGGCtccattcccagccccagccctggagcctctcgtggggtggaggaggctgggggccCGGGCTGGCGGGCACGGCGCAAGCACGTGTTTGTGTTGAGTGAGGCAGGGAAGCCCATCTACTCACGCTATGGCAGCGAGGAGGCACTCTCGGCCACCATGGGTGTCATGACGGCCCTCGTCTCCTTCGTGGAGAGTGGCCATGATGCTATCCGTTCCATCTGCTCTG AGGACCGGAAACTGGTGTTTGAGCAGCAAGGCCCACTGGTGCTGGTGTCGGTGTCACGCACGCGACAGTCGGAGGGGCAGCTGCGCCGGGAGCTGCTGGCCGTGCATGGGCAGATCCTGAGTGTGCTGACACGTGGTGCTATCGCCCGCCTCTTCCAGCGCCGCCAGGGCTATGACTTGCGGCGCCTGTTGGCTGGCTCAGAGCGCCTGCTGGACGGGCTACTGGGTCAGTTAGAAAGCGATGCTGGCTTCCTGCTAGGTGCTGTgcgctgcctgcccctggcccccggcCTCCGTGATGCTCTTGGTGCCCTGCTCCAAAAGGCCACTGCCCCCAATCTCGTCCTCtcgctgctgctggctgggcctggctggggagagactggggtggtagagggcaagggggggcagggggtgatggagaggcaggcagggcaggacaaGGAGGGAGGGATTCAACAGGAGGGGCATAGAGAGCCAGTTCTACAGGGTGGGTCTAGGGATGGGGAGCTGAGAGAGGGGGTCCGACAGGGGTCTAGGGAGGAGTCTCAACAGGGGATACCTAGGGAGGGGAAGCTGAAGGAGGAGCCTCAACAGGGGGTAGCTAGGGAAGGGCTCCAAGTGGGAGTGCTGAGTGAGGGGGTTCAGGAGGGGGGGTTCAGCAAGTGGACTCAGCAGGGGGCCCTAGGGAAGAGggtccagcagggggtgctgaggGAGGAGCCTCAGCTTGTGCAAAGAGAGGGGGGTCAACAGGAGGTGTCCAGGCAGGGGGAAGTGAGTGAGGGCTCTCAGCTGGGGGTACCTAGAGAGGGCTTTCAGCTTGGGCTACAAAGGCAGGATTCTCAGCTGGGGGATCCTAAGGAGGGCTCTCAGCCAGGGCTCCCAAGGCAGGATCCTCAGCCAGGGGCTCCTAGGGAGGGCTTACAGCCAGGACCCCTGAGGCTAGATTCTCATCTGGGGCGGCCAAGGGAAGGTCCTCGTAGTCGGGGGGCGCcgccggggcagctgcagctggtggctgcagcacaggagcGAGCAGTGCTAGAGGAGTGTCGCCTGCACCCCAGTGACCTGCAGCTACTGCTGAACCTGGTGGGGGCGAGTgcgggtgggcaggcaggtgagatGTGGACGCCTGTGTGTCTGCCCCGCTTCAACCCTGATGGCTACTTCTACGCCTACGTGGCACGGCTGGAGGCTGAGGGCCGCGTCTGCCTGACTCTGCTGTCCACCGACCGTGAGGCCTTCTATGCGGCTGCTGCCTGCCGCCGCCGCATTGAGGAGGGGCTGCGGGCCCACGGCTGCCTGCCCGGCCTAGTGGGGGCACTGCGGACACCTGCCTATGGGGTGGGCGCCGTAGGGCTGCCTGAGTTGCGCCACTTCATCTACAAGCCCCTTGACATCCCTGACAACTACCGCCAGCTGCCCCAGTTCACCAG CCGCATCCACAGCTCCTCACGGCCCCTGCGCCTCATCTACCATGTGGCTGAGAGGGAAACGCTGTTGGcctgg GTCACCAGCAAGTTCGAGCTCTACACCTGCTTCAGCCCACTGGTGACCAAGGCTGGTGCTATCAACATCCTCACCAAGCTGCTACGCTGGATCAAGAAGGAGGAAGACCGGCTCTTTATCCGCTACCCGCCCAAGTACTCTACCACACCTCACTCTGCCAAGGGCACTAAGGCAGCCCGGCCTGATGGGGCTGAAAACGGCTTCTTCTCTGGGCTCTAG